One window of the Candoia aspera isolate rCanAsp1 chromosome 16, rCanAsp1.hap2, whole genome shotgun sequence genome contains the following:
- the C5 gene encoding complement C5, translating to MIHLGIFLFLILYGRGLAQDQTYVISAPKFISVGASEQVVIQAYGYTQEFSVTISIKSYPDKKITYAFGTAQLTPANNFQGSVTLTVHPKDLRTTDPQKPVEFVFLEGTSAHFTRQKKMLLTYDNGFLFIQTDKPIYTPDQSVKVRVYSLNEELRPARRSAVLTFVDPDGVEVDIIHEEDATGIVSFPEFKIPPYPKYGTWTIQAKYEKEFTTSAAAKFQVKEYAMPRFSVEIIPESSFISSKHFERFKIAIHARYFYKKKLSEAEVYVRFGIIEGTTKTMLPKSLRLVEMEDGVAELYLNSELAIREMGYTDLADVDGATLYIAASVLETRGGHSEESELTTIKYSLSPYKLDLIATPLFVKPGLPYFIKVRVRDALGELIGNVPVVLTATALNDQMKETKLIPEGSESGRSITSPNDGTSIFSVNVPPNSKILEFKVTTADTFLLEESQASETYEAKSYFSLSGSYLYINWASDHRVLQVGESVQIKVHPASHYIDKILHYSYLITSKGKIVKYGIQEKIKDFSYQSLTLHITKEMVPSARLLVYYIVTGEGTAELVADSVWLNVQQKCGNSLEVNILKNGRSYQPGEAVSLSMTSEFESLVALSAMDKAIYGVAGTKQKSMEKALLKLEKSDLGCGAGGGENNVDVFRMAGLTFLTNANADDSREKDEACTAIIRAARAISNEVAKLVGQYKSPELQKCCRFGAEPYPFPQTCQQRISRIKGSPRCIHVFRTCCEHAFKMRLNETHKHLLLARNAFNALLDVAPQVRSFFPESWLWEVHPVQRFKTLPVTLPDSLTTWEIQGVSISDQGICVADTLEVQVIKDIFLNVHIPYSVVRGEQIELKATIYNYKRSAAKFCLKISVQKGICLFGSSVTQKDGSQGNTCSRLKDIQSTSIVVETFKVLPLELGLLSVNFTLQSNIGREILVKALRVVPEGIRKEIYEGHVLDPQGVYGTVVRQQEFYHRVPAYIVPKTRFEKILSVKGILLGEVINAAVKPDALKLLADLPRGSAETELMNIVPVFYVYDYLERTKSWDIFGEGSLKPQITMSRKMKQGVISVLSFQKPDFSYSMWKDGEASTWLTAFALRIFGQVRRYVPHQLTSVCDSLRWMIDICQMDDGSFREVSDYKPVTLQGTLRDQQKENSLYLTAFSLIAFEKNRDPCPFQKYEDAKNRAVTYLLENIESSQNTFVLAIVTYALTLAKVNQPAAHSAYTRLKNEALVKENPQMYRFWKETPIKFDASIPSESNAKMVETTAYALLSILLKGDQNYANPVMRWLTEEQRFGGGFYSTQDTVSALECLTEYSILIKRLSLDINVKAAYKFHGDFQEYKLTRSNYIGRAVEAPLNEGIGVRTGSNTGLAFVNLRSVYYKSTVSEDACDFQLKIDVTRDEKKYYLLFNEVRLLVACAKYKPRKRTPQFSSPHAVIDISIPSGLEANTEDLSVLSNNVDQLISGYEITPDGHVVMQVDSIPGNNFLCVGFRMTEIYRVGMPSPGTFSVYDYHNPDKRCTIFYNAYGEESLVKLCEGSECKCMEVECGHMQPRLDNSITFDTRKEAACQENIAYVYKVIIKSSKEEGSFVKYNAVLLEPYKLGVTFAKKNAEIIFVKKSSCTTIQFNPEENYLIMGKEALKTGEGALAKYQYPLDDMTWIEWWPSSDTACDGCQDFRQSLDEFGDDLFISGC from the exons ATGATTCATCTAggcatttttttatttctgatccTTTATGGAAGAGGTTTGGCTCAAGACCAAAC ATACGTCATTTCAGCCCCAAAATTTATCAGTGTTGGAGCCTCTGAACAAGTAGTAATTCAAGCCTATGGATATACCCAAGAATTCTCTGTTACAATCTCTATCAAAAGCTATCCGGATAAAAAAATTACTTATGCCTTTGGGACTGCACAGCTGACCCCAGCTAATAATTTCCAAGGGTCTGTAACTTTAACG GTTCATCCAAAGGATTTAAGAACCACAGATCCACAGAAACCAGTAGAATTTGTATTTCTTGAGGGGACTTCAGCCCATTTTACAAGACAGAAGAAAATGCTCCTTACTTATGATAAtggatttttattcattcagaCTGACAAGCCTATTTACACCCCTGATCAATCAG TCAAAGTCCGAGTCTACTCCTTGAACGAAGAATTGAGGCCAGCACGGCGTTCAGCTGTCTTAACTTTTGTG GACCCAGATGGAGTAGAAGTGGATATTATACATGAAGAAGATGCCACAGGAATTGTCTCGTTTCCTGAATTCAAAATTCCTCCATACCCTAA gtatGGCACTTGGACGATTCAAGCCAAGTATGAGAAAGAATTCACAACCTCTGCGGCAGCAAAATTTCAAGTTAAAGAATACG cAATGCCAAGGTTTTCTGTCGAAATTATTCCAGAAAGCAGCTTTATTAGCTCAAAGCATTTTGAACGTTTCAAGATTGCTATCCATGCTCG GTATTTTTACAAGAAGAAATTGAGTGAAGCAGAGGTTTATGTCCGTTTTGGAATCATTGAAGGAACGACAAAAACGATGTTACCCAAATCATTGCGTCTCGTTGAG ATGGAGGATGGCGTTGCAGAGCTTTATTTGAATAGCGAACTAGCTATCCGTGAAATGGGATACACAGACCTCGCAGATGTTGATGGTGCCACACTTTATATTGCCGCTTCGGTACTGGAAACAAGAG GTGGCCACAGTGAGGAAAGTGAATTAACAACTATTAAATATTCCTTGTCTCCTTACAAGTTGGATTTGATTGCCACTCCTCTTTTTGTGAAGCCTGGGCTTCCTTATTTTATTAAG GTGCGGGTGAGAGATGCATTGGGTGAATTGATTGGAAATGTGCCAGTTGTTCTTACTGCTACTGCCTTGAATGACCAAATGAAGGAGACCAAATTAATTCCAGAAGGCTCAGAGTCTGGGCGCAGCATAACAAGTCCAAATGATGGAACAAGTATATTTTCAGTTAACGTTCCTCCTAACAGCAAAATATTGGAGTTCAAA gtAACAACGGCAGATACTTTTTTACTAGAAGAGAGCCAGGCCAGTGAAACCTATGAGGCAAAATCCTATTTTTCTCTCAGTGGAAGCTATCTATATATTAACTGGGCTTCAGACCACAGAGTTCTACAGGTTGGAGAGAGTGTGCAGATCAAAGTACACCCAGCAAGCCACTACATTGATAAAATACTTCACTACAGCTATCTG aTCACATCCAAAGGGAAAATAGTAAAATATGGGATTCAGGAGAAGATCAAAGACTTCTCTTATCAAAGTCTGACACTGCATATAACTAAAGAGATGGTTCCTTCAGCCCGTCTTCTTGTCTATTACATAGTTACAGGAGAAGGAACTGCAGAGTTGGTGGCTGATTCAGTCTGGTTAAATGTACAACAAAAATGTGGGAACAGCCTTGAA GTCAACATCCTGAAAAATGGAAGATCTTACCAACCTGGAGAAGCTGTGTCACTTTCCATGACATCTGAGTTTGAGTCTCTTGTTGCTCTGTCAGCCATGGACAAAGCAATTTATGGAGTTGCAGGAACAAAACAGAAATCTATGGAAAAA GCTCTTCTTAAACTGGAAAAAAGTGACCTTGGCTGTGGGGCTGGGGGAGGAGAAAACAACGTGGATGTGTTCCGGATGGCCGGCCTCACCTTTCTCACCAATGCCAATGCCGATGACTCCAGAGAAAAAG ATGAAGCTTGCACGGCGATCATCAGAGCAGCCCGCGCCATCAGCAATGAAGTTGCAAAACTAG TTGGCCAGTATAAATCGCCGGAACTTCAGAAGTGCTGTCGGTTTGGAGCAGAACCTTACCCCTTCCCGCAGACGTGCCAACAGAGAATCAGCCGTATTAAGGGTTCGCCGAGATGCATTCATGTTTTCCGGACTTGCTGCGAACATGCATTTAAGATGAGACTTAATgaaacacacaaacatttattaCTGGCAAGGAATG ccttCAATGCTCTGTTAGATGTGGCTCCACAGGTCCGAAGTTTTTTCCCAGAAAGCTGGCTTTGGGAAGTCCATCCAGTTCAACG CTTCAAGACCCTTCCTGTCACCTTGCCTGATTCTCTCACTACCTGGGAAATACAAGGTGTTAGCATTTCTGATCAAG GAATCTGTGTGGCTGATACACTAGAAGTGCAAGTCATAAAAGATATCTTCCTGAACGTCCATATTCCTTACTCTGTTGTCCGTGGAGAGCAAATAGAATTAAAAGCAACCATTTACAATTATAAAAGATCAGCAGCCAAG TTTTGCCTGAAGATCAGTGTGCAAAAGGGGATCTGCCTCTTTGGATCTTCCGTCACCCAAAAGGATGGTTCACAGGGAAACACCTGTTCTCGCCTGAAGGATATCCAGAGCACTTCTATTGTCGTAGAAACATTTAAGGTTCTTCCTCTTGAGTTGGGCCTCCTCAGCGTCAACTTCACGCTTCAGAGCAACATAGGCCGTGAAATTCTCGTGAAGGCATTAAGAGTTGTG CCTGAAGGTATTCGAAAGGAAATTTATGAAGGTCACGTGCTGGATCCACAAGGTGTTTATG GCACAGTGGTGAGGCAGCAAGAGTTTTATCACAGGGTACCAGCCTACATTGTCCCCAAGACAAGATTCGAAAAGATTCTCAGTGTGAAAG GAATCCTTCTGGGTGAAGTGATCAATGCTGCTGTTAAACCAGATGCGCTGAAATTACTTGCTGACCTCCCCCGAGGGAGTGCAgaaacagaattgatgaacatTGTCCCAGTGTTTTATGTGTATGATTACCTGGAAAGGACAAAGTCCTGGGACATCTTTGGCGAGGGAAGTCTCAAACCCCAAATTACCATGTCAAGGAAGATGAAACAAG GAGTCATCAGTGTCCTGTCTTTTCAAAAGCCAGACTTCTCTTACAGCATGTGGAAGGATGGAGAAGCCAGTACGTG GCTTACAGCGTTCGCCCTAAGGATTTTTGGACAAGTTCGGCGATATGTGCCTCATCAATTAACTTCGGTGTGTGACTCTCTGAGATGGATGATTGATATCTGTCAAATGGATGATGGATCTTTCAGGGAAGTCTCAGATTACAAGCCAGTAACGCTACAG GGGACATTACGTGATCAGCAGAAAGAAAACAGTCTGTATCTCACAGCCTTCTCCTTGATTGCCTTTGAAAAAAACAGGGACCCGTGCCCCTTCCAG AAATATGAAGATGCTAAAAACAGAGCTGTCACTTATTTGTTGGAAAACATCGAATCCTCACAGAACACCTTTGTCTTGGCCATAGTGACCTATGCACTAACTCTAGCAAAGGTCAACCAGCCTGCCGCTCATTCAGCCTACACTCGGTTAAAAAATGAAGCACTGGTGAAAG AGAACCCCCAAATGTACCGTTTCTGGAAAGAGACTCCCATCAAATTTGATGCAAGCATTCCTTCTGAGAGTAACGCCAAGATGGTTGAAACCACTGCCTATGCCTTGCTTTCCATTTTGCTGAAAGGAGATCAAAATTATGCCAATCCAGTCATGAGATGGTTGACAGAAGAGCAGAGATTTGGGGGTGGATTTTATTCTACACAG GATACTGTTAGTGCTTTGGAATGCCTGACAGAATATTCCATCCTCATTAAACGGCTTTCTCTGGACATCAACGTCAAAGCGGCTTACAAGTTTCACGGGGATTTTCAGGAGTACAAGCTCACAAGAAGCAATTACATTGGCAGGGCTGTGGAA GCTCCCTTGAATGAAGGTATAGGAGTACGCACAGGGAGCAACACTGGATTAGCATTCGTGAAT CTGAGGAGCGTATATTATAAGAGCACTGTCTCTGAGGATGCTTGTGACTTCCAGCTGAAGATTGATGTCACACGAGATG AAAAGAAGTACTACCTGCTCTTCAACGAAGTCCGACTGTTGGTCGCCTGTGCAAA GTACAAACCTCGTAAGAGGACACCACAATTTTCTTCTCCCCATGCAGTGATAGATATCTCTATTCCCAGTGGGCTGGAAGCAAATACAGAGGACCTGTCTGTT CTTTCAAATAATGTTGACCAGCTGATTTCAGGATATGAAATAACACCAGATGGACACGTGGTAATGCAGGTAGATTCG ATTCCCGGAAATAATTTCCTGTGCGTTGGTTTCCGAATGACTGAAATTTACCGGGTTGGAATGCCAAGTCCAGGAACCTTCTCTGTGTATGACTATCACAACCCTG ATAAACGATGCACGATCTTTTATAATGCTTATGGAGAAGAGTCACTTGTTAAACTATGTGAAGGCAGTGAATGCAAATGTATGGAAG TGGAATGTGGACATATGCAGCCCAGACTGGACAACTCTATAACTTTTGATACCCGGAAAGAGGCAGCTTGCCAGGAGAACATTGCCTATG TGTACAAAGTGATTATCAAATCCTCCAAAGAAGAAGGAAGCTTTGTTAAATACAATGCAGTCCTTCTGGAACCCTATAAACTAG GGGTGACTTTTGCCAAGAAGAATGCCGAAATCATCTTTGTTAAAAAGAGCTCCTGTACGACTATTCAGTTCAATCCAGAGGAGAATTACTTGATCATGGGAAAAGAGGCCTTGAAGACAGGAGAGGGCGC